The following is a genomic window from Methanobrevibacter sp..
CCCAAGGTTTAAGAAAAGCACAAGCTTATCCATTCACTAGATTTGTCGTTGACAAAATCAAATTAATCATCGGTATCTACTGTATGGAAAACTTCCCTATGGCTTCTCTCGACACCTTTGCAACCGCAAAATTAGGATTTGACTCCTTAACTGATGCTACCAAAATGGATATCGGAAAAGGTAAATTCTGGTTAACCAAAGATGGAGAAGACTCTGGATTAGCTATCAAAGAAACACACGGATACGAACAAGCTGGATGTAACATCTGTATGGATTACGTTGCTGAATGGGCTGACGTATCAACCGGTTCTGTAGGATCCCCTGACGGATGGTCCACTGTTTTAACCAGAACTGACGATGGTGAATCCATATTTAAAGCTGCTGTTGACGCAGGTTTAATTGAAACCAAACCAATGGATGACGTAAAACCAGGTCTTCCTTTACTTGAAAAATTAGCTAAAGGTAAAAAGGACAAAAACGGTAAAGAACGTGAAAGAAGAGCTAAATTAGGATTACCACTTCCTGTGGAATACTAATTCCTTTTCTTTTTTTCTTTTTTCTATTTTTTTTAATTAAAACTTAAATATAATTTAAATCAATATATTATCAATATTACAATTTTGAGGTGATATTGATGAAAAACAGGATAATTATTTTGCTTATTGCATTTGCATTGATTTTTTCTGTCAATTCTGTTTTTGCTATTGATGATTTGAATGAAAATTTAACAGTTGATGGCGAAACTAATATTGTAGAGGAAATCAATAATGATATTCAATCTCAAGATACATTAACTTCTGATGAAAATGCTGATGAGTTGAGCGCTTCAAATGATGCTGAAATTCTAGGGGATTCACCAGTTTATGTCACAGGTAAAGTAACTAACCGATATAAGGAAGGGGTTATTTATACTGTAACTTTTTATGATGATAAAGGAAACATTTTAAAGGATGCACCAATCTTTTGCGGTGTTGATAATCCTGAATGGGGACAAAATTTAAATACTGATTCAAACGGTATTGTTAAAATTCCACTTCCATTAAGTAACGGAGTCCATAAATTATATTTATGCAGTGAATTCAATGTTGATAATCCTGTTGTGGATAACATTAAACTCTTCAATGTTTTAACCGGCAATAAGAATATCAAGATGTATTATGATGATGGATCCACTTATAAAGTTCGTGTTTTTGATGATAATGGAAATCCAGTAAAAGCAGGACAAAAGGTTACTTTTGCCATTGGAAAAAAGGTATACTACAAAAAAACTGATAAGAATGGTTATGCAAAACTGAAAATACCTTCAAAACCTGGCTCATATGCTATCGGTGCCAGGTATAATGATTATGTTGTAACAAATACCCTTTTGGTTAAACCTGTCTTAAAGCCATTAACATCCTTCAGCGGCAAGAAAGTTAAAAAGACAATCAAATTTAAGGTTAAATTTTTAGGAAAAAATAAGAAAAACAAAAAGATTACTGTAAAATTCAACAAGAAAACATACAAGGCCAAAACCAATAAGAAAGGAGTGGCCACTTTTGTTTTAAAAACACCTAAAAAATATGGTACATATAAGGTTGTCACTTCTTATAAAAAGACAAAAATAACTCAAATATATTCAAAATATTATGCATAATGAAGAGAAAATCTCTTCATTTTTTAATTTTTAAATGGTTGTAACAGTACAGCCCTCTTTTTCAATTATCACGGTATGCTCTTTTTGACTTACAAAGCAACCCTCTTTTTCACGCAATGGTGCATACGGGTAAACCGCCATTGCATCGGATAGCTGTTTTAGGGCAATTGATCCTTTTCTCTCACCAAACTCGTCTGTTATCCATCTGCCTGAAAATGGAACATAAGCATGGTTGTGCTGAATGTACTTCAAAACCCTTTGTGTTGATTTCATCCTGAACGGCTTGTTTGCCATATATGAAAAGATATAATGGCCAGGCGCATCGTTTACAATGCCTTCACCGTTGGTTGCAAATGGTTCAATAGCTATTGCTTGACCTTCTTCCAAAACGTAATGGTCGTGATTGTCATAGTTAGGTATTGAGATACCCGCATGAAGGTTATTTTGCTCTAAACTGTGTCCTGTTAGGTTGAATATTGGATTTAATTTGTATTCTGCGATTGCTTCATGAACTGCTTCGCCGATTTTTGACACTTCGATTCCTGCCCTTGCTGTGGCGATTGCCGCTTCAAGCCCAGCAGCTGAAGCCTCAACTATCTCCTCATGCAAATTAATTTCATCCTGAGTGTAGTTTTCATCAATATTTCCATCAGCTATTACAGTAACTGCGGTGTCTGCAATGTGTCCGTCAATCATTGCGCCTAAATCCAGTTTCACCATGTCCCCTGCATGAATTACGCTTTCATCCCCTGCTGGAGAGGTGTAGTGTGCAGCAACTTCGTTTAATGATACGTTGCAAGGAAATGCTATTTGGGCTCCTGATTTTAAAATTTCACTTTCTACATATTCCACCAAATCAATAATCAATGTTCCTTCCTTAATCATCTTGGAAGCTTCGCTGCGTATTTTTGAAGCAATTTTTCCGGATTCAATATAAGATTCTATCATAAATTTTTACCTTCTCTATTAATACAATTAAATATTTAATTGATAAACTTTATATAATATTTTATATTAGTATATACTATATTTAAATGGAGGTAAAAAAATGGATATTCCTACAATACCTGACCAGATGTTTCTATTGGTAGTCTTATTAATTATTGCTATTGTATTGATTATCATTGTTTTCCAATGGAAAAGCATTTCTAACTCTAAAAATTCAATTGCAATTTTAGAAAAAGAAATTGAGCTTAAAAAAATGTCCATGGTTGAAAAAGACATTGAATCCAAAAGATTAATGGATAATCCTATTCCATTGCCACAGGATCAACAAGACCGTTTATCTGAAATTAGGCAATCCACTACTGAAGCTAGAAGTCGTGTTGGTTTCCTTCACTCTGAAATCAATGAAAGATTAGCAAGACTTGAAGCAGAAACTGAACAAAAGAAATTAGAAAAAATGCTTAAAGAAATTGAAGAAAAAGAAGCAAAACTTCAAAAAATGAATAAGTAGGTGTAATTATGGATGCTACAGAAGTTGTTGCGGTGATAATTTTAATTGTTGCTATTGCAGTTTTGGTCTATTACTATTTGCTTAACAGTCCTGCAACTATGGATAAATTAAAAACTTATGTTCCAACAAGTGCCGATGCACACATGGATGAGGTTTTAAATCAAAATTCTTACAATGATTTATCTAAAGAAGAAATCGCTGATGATAAAGGAGAATCTATGAGCAAAAGAATTAAAGTCAAATTAAGTGACATTGACATGTCCGCTTTAAACACTGATGCTTTTTCAAATAAAATAGATGCATTTTTGGATGCTAAAAGTGATGAATTAATTAAGGATTGGTCTTTAGCAACTACCCAAGATTTAGATGACCTTCAAAATAAATTC
Proteins encoded in this region:
- a CDS encoding Coenzyme F420 hydrogenase/dehydrogenase, beta subunit C-terminal domain, with the protein product QGLRKAQAYPFTRFVVDKIKLIIGIYCMENFPMASLDTFATAKLGFDSLTDATKMDIGKGKFWLTKDGEDSGLAIKETHGYEQAGCNICMDYVAEWADVSTGSVGSPDGWSTVLTRTDDGESIFKAAVDAGLIETKPMDDVKPGLPLLEKLAKGKKDKNGKERERRAKLGLPLPVEY
- the map gene encoding type II methionyl aminopeptidase, with the translated sequence MIESYIESGKIASKIRSEASKMIKEGTLIIDLVEYVESEILKSGAQIAFPCNVSLNEVAAHYTSPAGDESVIHAGDMVKLDLGAMIDGHIADTAVTVIADGNIDENYTQDEINLHEEIVEASAAGLEAAIATARAGIEVSKIGEAVHEAIAEYKLNPIFNLTGHSLEQNNLHAGISIPNYDNHDHYVLEEGQAIAIEPFATNGEGIVNDAPGHYIFSYMANKPFRMKSTQRVLKYIQHNHAYVPFSGRWITDEFGERKGSIALKQLSDAMAVYPYAPLREKEGCFVSQKEHTVIIEKEGCTVTTI